A genomic window from Massilia sp. METH4 includes:
- a CDS encoding helix-turn-helix domain-containing protein, whose translation MEPICGLDVALHYVGGKWKPILLFHLHSAPRRFGELKRLVDGISEKVLIQQLRDLVQHGIVTRHDFQEVPPRVEYTITDFGQSLALALQPLCDWGNANRVPRGELDRVLHP comes from the coding sequence ATGGAACCGATTTGCGGCCTCGATGTGGCCCTGCATTACGTTGGCGGAAAATGGAAACCGATCCTGCTGTTTCACCTGCATTCGGCGCCGCGCCGGTTCGGTGAGCTCAAGCGCCTGGTGGACGGTATCAGCGAGAAGGTACTGATCCAGCAACTGCGCGACCTGGTGCAGCACGGGATCGTGACACGGCACGACTTCCAGGAAGTGCCGCCCAGGGTGGAATATACGATTACCGATTTCGGCCAAAGCTTGGCACTGGCACTGCAGCCATTGTGTGACTGGGGCAATGCCAACCGTGTCCCCCGCGGCGAACTGGATCGCGTCCTACACCCGTAG
- the motA gene encoding flagellar motor stator protein MotA, which produces MQQIVGLIIIFGSVFGGYMLMGGTFAAIWHPIEILVIAGAGAGALVLGNPGHILHELSHQLKKIIVRKKYDSEFQRQLLLLMYELLQLAAGGLKALDAHVEAPKDSPIFQRYPAVLEEPKLLAFIVDNFRLMAMGKINAHELEGVLDQELELIHEELTQPAKSLGKIGEAMPGFGILAAVLGIVITMGTVGGGASSGEIAEKVGAAMVGTFIGIFLCYGLIDPICNMLKQLVGEEAGALESVKVVLVTHVAGKPALLAIDAGRRLVQLNTKPSFAQLESWINAMESGESGGGRAKAA; this is translated from the coding sequence ATGCAGCAAATCGTTGGCCTCATCATTATTTTCGGCAGCGTGTTCGGCGGCTACATGCTGATGGGCGGCACGTTCGCCGCCATCTGGCACCCGATCGAGATCCTGGTGATCGCGGGCGCCGGCGCCGGCGCGCTGGTGCTGGGCAATCCCGGCCACATCCTGCACGAACTGTCGCACCAGCTGAAGAAAATCATCGTGCGCAAGAAGTACGATTCGGAATTCCAGCGCCAGCTGCTGCTGCTGATGTACGAACTGCTGCAACTGGCGGCCGGCGGCCTGAAGGCGCTGGACGCGCACGTGGAAGCACCGAAGGACAGCCCGATCTTCCAGCGCTACCCGGCCGTGCTGGAAGAGCCGAAGCTGCTGGCGTTCATCGTCGACAACTTCCGCCTGATGGCCATGGGCAAGATCAACGCGCACGAGCTGGAAGGCGTGCTGGACCAGGAACTGGAACTGATCCACGAGGAATTGACGCAGCCGGCCAAGTCGCTGGGCAAGATCGGCGAGGCGATGCCGGGCTTCGGCATTCTGGCGGCCGTGCTGGGCATCGTGATCACGATGGGTACCGTGGGCGGCGGCGCCTCCTCGGGCGAGATCGCCGAGAAGGTCGGCGCCGCCATGGTGGGTACCTTCATCGGCATCTTCCTGTGCTACGGCCTGATCGACCCGATCTGCAATATGCTCAAGCAGCTGGTGGGCGAGGAAGCGGGCGCGCTGGAATCGGTGAAGGTGGTGCTGGTGACCCACGTGGCAGGCAAACCGGCCCTGCTGGCGATCGACGCCGGCCGCCGCCTGGTGCAACTGAACACGAAGCCGAGCTTTGCCCAGCTGGAAAGCTGGATCAATGCGATGGAAAGCGGTGAAAGCGGAGGTGGCCGTGCAAAAGCCGCATGA
- a CDS encoding nuclear transport factor 2 family protein, which yields MSENERIIRRLYQVAEDKDFAAFADLFGDDGLFVDMSSGATFRGKDTGKPVALYAAAFPDMHRELGRFIEHGNTIVVELTLNGTHEGELVLSHGRIAPTHRKIEVPCCDVFVIEEGKVALFRCYNLASVLFAQLGVLENLSAAVALNDEG from the coding sequence ATGAGCGAAAATGAACGCATCATCCGCAGGCTGTACCAGGTAGCCGAGGACAAGGACTTTGCCGCGTTTGCCGATCTGTTCGGCGATGACGGGCTTTTCGTGGACATGTCGTCCGGTGCCACCTTCAGGGGCAAGGACACCGGCAAGCCTGTCGCACTCTATGCCGCGGCATTTCCGGACATGCACCGGGAACTGGGGCGCTTCATCGAACACGGCAATACCATCGTTGTCGAGCTGACTCTGAACGGGACGCACGAGGGCGAGCTGGTGTTATCCCACGGCCGGATTGCGCCCACCCATCGCAAGATCGAAGTGCCGTGCTGCGATGTGTTTGTCATCGAGGAAGGCAAGGTTGCCCTGTTCCGTTGCTATAACCTGGCTTCGGTTCTTTTTGCGCAGCTGGGCGTGCTGGAGAACTTGTCTGCGGCAGTGGCGCTCAATGATGAAGGTTGA
- a CDS encoding glucosaminidase domain-containing protein, whose amino-acid sequence MTFSTLPTQATAPTVSNMTATRPALPAAFSSGGSGFSAAFQSVQADVATFIAQGGGASLSGPDTPLTADGAALRARLASQAIGGTEAGTAVDDGNGIDGDAQQRFLATIRPHAEAAAARLGVSPDIVAAHAALESGWGQRPLRNGTVDTNNLFGIKAGGSWQGDVAANLTTEYEHGAAVKKVEKFRSYPDQATAFRDYAELLASNPRYQKALNAGSDAHAFATGLARGGYATDPAYAQKLTQLAAKIARTEY is encoded by the coding sequence ATGACGTTCTCCACCCTGCCCACCCAGGCCACCGCGCCGACCGTGTCGAACATGACGGCGACGCGCCCGGCCTTGCCCGCCGCGTTTTCGAGCGGCGGCAGCGGCTTCTCGGCGGCCTTCCAGTCCGTGCAGGCCGACGTGGCGACCTTCATCGCCCAAGGTGGCGGCGCGTCGCTGTCCGGTCCGGACACGCCCCTCACCGCCGACGGCGCCGCGCTGCGTGCCCGCCTGGCCAGCCAGGCGATCGGCGGGACGGAAGCGGGTACCGCCGTCGACGACGGCAACGGCATCGACGGCGATGCCCAGCAGCGTTTCCTCGCCACGATCCGCCCCCATGCCGAAGCGGCCGCCGCCCGGCTGGGCGTCTCGCCGGACATCGTGGCCGCCCACGCCGCGCTGGAATCGGGCTGGGGCCAGCGCCCCTTGCGCAACGGCACGGTGGACACCAACAACCTGTTCGGCATCAAGGCGGGCGGTTCCTGGCAGGGCGATGTCGCCGCCAACCTCACCACCGAGTACGAGCATGGCGCGGCCGTGAAGAAGGTCGAGAAGTTCCGCAGCTATCCGGACCAGGCCACCGCCTTCCGCGACTATGCCGAACTGCTGGCTTCTAACCCGCGCTACCAGAAGGCCTTGAACGCCGGCAGCGATGCGCACGCGTTCGCCACCGGCCTGGCGCGCGGCGGTTATGCCACCGACCCGGCCTATGCGCAGAAGCTGACGCAGCTGGCCGCGAAGATTGCGCGGACCGAGTATTGA
- the flgM gene encoding flagellar biosynthesis anti-sigma factor FlgM gives MRISSGTPGVMPVQTVTETAAAEAPKAAAPAASAALQSSVLQPAMQAMKELPDFDHEKVAMLRDALAKGELPFNAGKLAGVIQRFHGGQ, from the coding sequence ATGCGAATCTCCAGTGGGACCCCGGGCGTGATGCCCGTCCAGACCGTCACGGAAACCGCCGCGGCGGAGGCGCCGAAGGCTGCCGCCCCGGCGGCCAGCGCAGCCCTGCAATCCTCGGTGCTCCAGCCTGCCATGCAGGCGATGAAGGAGTTGCCCGACTTCGACCACGAAAAGGTGGCGATGCTGCGCGACGCGCTCGCCAAGGGCGAGCTGCCGTTCAACGCCGGCAAGCTGGCCGGCGTGATCCAGCGCTTCCACGGGGGTCAATGA
- the flgN gene encoding flagellar export chaperone FlgN — protein sequence MTQLLQGVADDMAAYRTLLDLLERQFYAAIRHQQEELGQLAAEIGALVDTMETRRAARVELATRLTGANPSMTQVFALLRPEARTRLEADWQALERMVLAAKDAGKRNGELLAEQYTIMQRVLHGDNQTYEPA from the coding sequence ATGACGCAATTGCTGCAGGGCGTGGCCGACGACATGGCGGCTTACCGCACCCTGCTCGACCTGCTGGAACGGCAGTTTTACGCGGCGATCCGCCACCAGCAGGAAGAGCTGGGCCAGCTGGCTGCCGAGATCGGCGCGCTGGTCGACACGATGGAAACGCGGCGCGCCGCGCGCGTGGAACTCGCCACGCGGTTGACGGGCGCGAACCCGTCGATGACGCAAGTGTTCGCGCTGCTGCGCCCGGAAGCGCGCACCCGCCTGGAAGCGGACTGGCAGGCGCTCGAGCGCATGGTGCTGGCGGCAAAGGATGCCGGCAAACGCAATGGCGAATTGCTCGCCGAACAATACACGATCATGCAGCGCGTGCTGCATGGCGACAACCAGACCTACGAGCCGGCCTGA
- a CDS encoding flagellar motor protein MotB, translating into MQKPHDKHHETTIVKRGGGKHAHDDHGGAWKVAFADFCLALMCLFLVLWLMAARNTESLQQILTQADGNKTDQGKGVMPEQVGGPRGSLIERFPMPRTGNSDVQGKEEQSTQQNPQQAPSKVAYETRDDLAQLAKALQQMSQDAGLKSNLQSVITPYGLRVMLHDTDKQGMFVRGSAIPTGKFQSLMRKMGPLFARMKNQMLIVGHTDSLQYQDTSHAAFSNWNLSSNRAMSARAQLLAGSMPADSVLQVVGMADRAPLDKKHATAGVNRRIELLILTSNQASAVASMFGMPGNTESIAPQVEAEMPDTSELKRLREQMLPGGR; encoded by the coding sequence GTGCAAAAGCCGCATGACAAGCACCATGAAACCACCATCGTCAAGCGTGGCGGCGGCAAGCACGCGCACGACGACCATGGCGGCGCGTGGAAGGTGGCCTTCGCGGACTTCTGCCTGGCGCTGATGTGCCTGTTCCTGGTGCTGTGGCTGATGGCGGCGCGCAACACCGAGAGCCTGCAACAGATCCTCACCCAGGCCGACGGCAACAAGACCGACCAGGGCAAGGGCGTGATGCCGGAACAGGTCGGCGGTCCGCGCGGCAGCCTGATCGAACGCTTCCCCATGCCCCGCACCGGCAATTCCGACGTGCAGGGCAAGGAAGAGCAAAGCACCCAGCAGAATCCGCAACAGGCGCCGTCGAAGGTGGCCTACGAAACGCGCGATGACCTGGCCCAGCTCGCCAAGGCGCTGCAACAGATGAGCCAGGATGCTGGACTGAAGAGCAATCTGCAGTCGGTGATCACGCCGTATGGCCTTCGTGTCATGTTGCACGATACCGACAAGCAAGGCATGTTTGTGCGCGGCAGTGCGATTCCAACCGGGAAATTCCAGTCGCTAATGCGTAAAATGGGACCCTTGTTTGCACGCATGAAGAACCAGATGCTGATCGTGGGGCACACGGACTCGTTGCAGTACCAGGACACGAGCCACGCCGCCTTCTCCAACTGGAACCTGTCGTCGAACCGCGCCATGTCCGCGCGGGCTCAACTGCTCGCCGGCAGCATGCCGGCCGACAGCGTGCTGCAGGTGGTCGGCATGGCCGACCGCGCACCACTCGACAAGAAGCATGCCACGGCTGGCGTGAACCGCCGCATCGAACTGCTGATCCTGACGAGCAACCAGGCCAGCGCGGTCGCTTCCATGTTCGGCATGCCGGGCAATACCGAGTCGATCGCTCCGCAAGTCGAAGCGGAAATGCCGGATACGAGCGAATTGAAGCGGCTGCGCGAGCAGATGCTGCCGGGCGGAAGGTAA
- the fliS gene encoding flagellar export chaperone FliS translates to MMNLDAYGEYHATNLDAQTARASPVELVLVLTDGLLEELARARGHIVGRRYEQKAISLDKCTQIINGLSSSLDFDNGGEVVANLGRLYDYCVARLYRAGMDLDPTIIDEVVALLTTIKQGWLGVQAKHG, encoded by the coding sequence ATGATGAATCTCGATGCTTATGGCGAATACCACGCGACCAACCTGGATGCGCAAACCGCGCGTGCCTCGCCGGTCGAGCTGGTGCTCGTGTTGACCGATGGCTTGCTGGAAGAGCTGGCGCGCGCGCGCGGCCATATCGTCGGGCGGCGCTATGAGCAGAAAGCGATCAGCCTGGACAAGTGCACGCAAATCATCAACGGCCTGTCCAGTTCGCTGGACTTCGACAATGGCGGCGAAGTCGTCGCCAACCTGGGCCGCCTGTACGACTATTGCGTGGCGCGGCTGTACCGCGCCGGGATGGATCTGGACCCCACCATCATCGACGAAGTCGTCGCCCTGCTGACGACGATCAAGCAAGGCTGGCTTGGCGTACAGGCCAAGCATGGCTAG
- the fliI gene encoding flagellar protein export ATPase FliI, with translation MIADALRKLELDAVPMATPTGRLVGASGLLLEVVGCPLHTGQRARIETVDGQWLEGQVVGFRDKVSYLMPFKKATGLQTGARVLPSQEKATLKIGTGWLGRMVNGLGEPIDGKGKLTGEHELDMHPPYVNPLKKKPVHEPLDVGVRAINSMLTLGKGQRVGLMAGSGVGKSVLLGIMTRQTVADVVVVGLIGERSREVREFIDLSLGAEGLKKAVLVIAPADESPMMRVMATELCHTIAAHYRDQGKNVLLLVDSLTRYAMALREVALALGEPPATKGYPPSVFSNLPQLVESAGNGEHEEGSMSAIYTVLAEGDDQQDPVVDTARAILDGHIVLTRALAERGHYPAIDIGQSISRCMNGIITKDHMQAARALKAAMAKHDRVRDLIPLGAYVPGADPVTDRAVQLHPHIEAFLCQGTKEDAPYTGCVENLERLMK, from the coding sequence ATGATTGCAGACGCACTGCGCAAGCTGGAACTGGATGCCGTGCCGATGGCCACGCCCACCGGCCGGCTGGTCGGTGCCTCCGGGCTGCTGCTCGAAGTGGTCGGTTGCCCGCTGCACACGGGCCAGCGCGCCCGCATCGAAACGGTGGACGGGCAGTGGCTGGAAGGCCAGGTGGTGGGCTTTCGCGACAAGGTGTCCTACCTGATGCCGTTCAAGAAGGCGACCGGCCTGCAGACCGGCGCCCGCGTGCTGCCCTCGCAGGAAAAGGCCACGCTGAAGATCGGCACGGGCTGGCTGGGCCGCATGGTCAACGGCCTGGGCGAACCGATCGACGGCAAGGGCAAGCTGACCGGCGAGCACGAGCTGGACATGCATCCGCCCTACGTCAATCCGTTGAAGAAAAAGCCCGTGCACGAACCGCTGGACGTGGGCGTGCGTGCCATCAACTCCATGCTCACGCTGGGCAAGGGCCAGCGCGTGGGCCTGATGGCCGGTTCCGGCGTCGGCAAGTCGGTGCTGCTGGGCATCATGACGCGGCAGACCGTGGCCGACGTGGTCGTGGTGGGCCTGATCGGCGAACGTTCGCGCGAGGTGCGCGAGTTCATCGACCTGTCGCTGGGCGCCGAGGGCTTGAAGAAAGCCGTGCTGGTGATCGCGCCGGCGGACGAATCGCCGATGATGCGCGTGATGGCAACCGAGCTGTGCCATACCATCGCGGCCCATTACCGCGACCAGGGCAAGAACGTGCTGCTGCTGGTGGACTCGCTGACGCGCTATGCGATGGCGCTGCGCGAGGTGGCCCTCGCCCTGGGCGAGCCGCCGGCCACCAAGGGCTATCCGCCATCGGTGTTCTCGAACCTGCCGCAGCTGGTCGAATCGGCCGGCAACGGCGAACACGAGGAAGGCTCGATGAGCGCGATCTATACCGTGCTGGCCGAGGGCGACGACCAGCAGGACCCCGTCGTCGACACGGCGCGGGCGATCCTGGATGGCCATATCGTGCTGACGCGCGCGCTGGCCGAACGCGGCCACTACCCGGCCATCGATATCGGCCAGTCGATCAGCCGCTGCATGAACGGCATCATCACGAAGGACCACATGCAGGCGGCGCGCGCGCTGAAGGCCGCGATGGCCAAGCACGACCGCGTGCGCGACCTGATCCCGCTGGGCGCCTACGTGCCGGGCGCCGATCCGGTGACCGACCGCGCCGTGCAGTTGCACCCGCATATCGAAGCATTCCTGTGCCAGGGCACGAAGGAAGACGCGCCGTATACCGGCTGCGTGGAAAATCTTGAAAGGCTGATGAAATGA
- the fliD gene encoding flagellar filament capping protein FliD codes for MALNFPTYDPKTTATQLATISIQDRQSMLTQQNATATATDKGLTTLKSAMSAFETVMSSLSTKKTVLATTATFSGAVGTATASATATAGSYSFYVEKLATANQAQYSGIADTTPMSEAGTMNVTVGSTTFAVDLTQADKSGDGILSVKELAGAINAASGNTSKVTASTMTIGGVPTLVMSANETGATNTVSIDASGLPAGALRTALSDPTKRKDLVTAQDAVIYLGDKATGTKMQQASNTYTAVDGVSMTFTKAQAPGEAPVTLTVASDNGGTAANLQSFVDGWNKLVNTLKTLTASGSVTDGTEPGVFHADSGITALRTRMQAMLRQEVGGVSLVHFGITGNRDGTLSLDTTRLNKMLAKSPDALDAIMGNNSLSAPSGVMGDLDKLLNVWTDSTDGQIAKRREVVADLQSSLLVRQARLDQQYESAYMRYLNQFSNLQALQSQMEGNSNIFDALLSKDDD; via the coding sequence ATGGCGCTCAATTTCCCGACGTACGACCCGAAGACCACCGCGACCCAGCTGGCGACGATTTCGATCCAGGATCGCCAGTCCATGCTCACGCAGCAAAATGCCACCGCGACCGCGACGGACAAGGGGCTGACGACGCTGAAGTCGGCCATGTCGGCATTCGAGACCGTGATGTCGAGCCTGTCGACGAAAAAGACGGTGCTGGCCACGACCGCCACGTTCAGCGGGGCCGTAGGCACGGCAACGGCCAGCGCCACTGCGACGGCGGGCAGCTACTCGTTCTACGTCGAGAAGCTGGCCACCGCCAACCAGGCGCAGTACAGCGGGATCGCCGACACGACGCCGATGTCGGAAGCCGGCACGATGAACGTGACCGTGGGCAGCACCACCTTCGCCGTCGACCTGACCCAGGCCGACAAGAGCGGCGACGGCATCCTGTCCGTGAAGGAACTGGCCGGCGCGATCAATGCCGCCAGCGGCAATACCTCGAAGGTCACGGCGTCGACGATGACGATCGGCGGCGTGCCGACGCTGGTCATGTCGGCCAACGAGACGGGTGCCACCAACACGGTGTCGATCGATGCCAGCGGCCTGCCGGCGGGCGCGCTGCGCACCGCCCTCTCCGACCCGACCAAGCGCAAGGACCTGGTGACCGCGCAGGACGCCGTCATCTATCTGGGCGACAAGGCAACCGGCACCAAGATGCAGCAGGCGTCCAATACGTACACGGCCGTCGATGGCGTGTCGATGACGTTCACCAAGGCGCAGGCCCCCGGCGAAGCACCGGTGACCCTGACGGTGGCGTCCGACAATGGCGGCACCGCCGCCAACCTGCAGAGCTTCGTGGACGGCTGGAACAAGCTCGTCAACACGCTGAAGACGCTGACGGCTTCCGGCAGCGTGACCGACGGCACCGAACCGGGCGTGTTCCATGCGGACTCGGGCATTACCGCCCTGCGCACGCGCATGCAGGCGATGCTGCGCCAGGAAGTGGGCGGCGTGTCGCTGGTGCACTTCGGCATCACTGGCAACCGCGACGGCACGCTGTCGCTGGACACGACGCGCCTGAACAAGATGCTGGCCAAGAGCCCGGACGCGCTGGACGCGATCATGGGCAACAACAGCCTTTCCGCGCCGAGCGGCGTCATGGGCGACCTGGACAAGCTGCTCAACGTCTGGACCGACTCGACCGACGGCCAGATCGCCAAGCGCCGCGAGGTGGTGGCGGACCTGCAGAGTTCCCTGCTGGTGCGCCAGGCGCGCCTCGACCAGCAGTATGAATCGGCTTACATGCGCTACCTGAACCAGTTCTCGAACCTGCAGGCGCTGCAGTCGCAGATGGAAGGCAATTCCAATATTTTCGATGCCCTGCTGTCCAAGGACGACGACTGA
- a CDS encoding FliA/WhiG family RNA polymerase sigma factor, with product MSAKDEQKHLTAYAPLVKRIVRQLNSQVGGAIDREDMEQIGLMGLLEALRRYGEPDAAFGSFASLRVRGAILDELRRQDWRPRAVRQQSHKLRDGVRALTRKLGREPTEAEAAASLGITAEEYMAYQLDENAEVMASFDDMLQEGAAEGSAGSAPSPEEQLMVRRSLEQALNGLNEREQRVVQMYYEFELSYKEIAAVLDLTDARVCQLNKAALNKMKAVLQG from the coding sequence ATGTCCGCCAAGGACGAGCAAAAGCACCTGACCGCGTATGCGCCGCTGGTCAAGCGCATCGTGCGCCAGCTCAATTCGCAGGTCGGCGGCGCGATCGACCGCGAAGACATGGAACAGATCGGCCTGATGGGCCTGCTCGAAGCGCTGCGGCGCTACGGCGAACCGGATGCGGCGTTCGGCAGTTTCGCCAGTCTGCGCGTACGCGGGGCGATCCTGGACGAGCTGCGCCGGCAGGATTGGCGCCCGCGTGCGGTGCGCCAGCAAAGCCACAAGCTGCGCGACGGCGTGCGTGCCCTCACCCGCAAGCTGGGCCGCGAGCCGACCGAAGCCGAGGCCGCCGCCAGCCTGGGCATCACGGCCGAGGAATACATGGCTTACCAGCTCGATGAAAACGCCGAGGTGATGGCCAGTTTCGACGACATGCTGCAGGAAGGCGCCGCCGAAGGCAGCGCCGGCAGCGCACCGAGCCCGGAAGAGCAGCTGATGGTGCGGCGCAGCCTGGAACAGGCCTTGAACGGCTTGAACGAACGCGAGCAGCGCGTGGTGCAGATGTACTACGAATTCGAGCTCAGCTACAAGGAAATCGCCGCCGTGCTGGACCTGACGGATGCGCGTGTGTGCCAGCTGAACAAGGCGGCACTGAACAAGATGAAAGCCGTGCTGCAGGGTTAA
- a CDS encoding flagellar export protein FliJ — protein sequence MTDRLLIQNLTSLVALRNTQLEKLQAAQAEKQATAERYKKNLDRLHSLAVNSGASGSLPIALAANCGNYKQAVLAMADSHRLDLTMHEADMAVSQKALNQAYVKCEVLGQVLEKNKQALAHKGAVQERKVHDDLATQVWLRSQN from the coding sequence ATGACCGACCGGCTGCTGATCCAGAACCTGACCTCGCTCGTGGCACTGCGCAATACCCAACTGGAAAAGCTGCAGGCCGCGCAGGCGGAAAAGCAGGCAACGGCCGAGCGTTACAAGAAAAACCTCGACCGCCTGCACAGCCTGGCGGTCAACAGCGGCGCCTCCGGCAGCCTGCCGATCGCGCTGGCCGCCAATTGCGGCAACTACAAGCAGGCCGTGCTGGCGATGGCCGACAGCCACCGGCTCGACCTCACCATGCACGAGGCCGACATGGCCGTCTCGCAAAAGGCGCTGAACCAGGCTTACGTGAAATGCGAGGTGCTGGGCCAAGTGCTGGAAAAGAACAAGCAGGCGCTGGCACACAAGGGCGCGGTGCAAGAACGCAAAGTGCATGATGACCTGGCAACGCAAGTGTGGCTTCGGTCCCAAAATTGA
- a CDS encoding flagellar hook-length control protein FliK, whose product MMINIPSAPGGAAAAQNALPGAAMGGAAIASSSAAEGTPGVTADGAGMPALFSQLLDVAGLAVPTGAAAETAAPAATGEALDGEAAGQSGAQPVDMGLAAMMPVVHFAVAQAPAALAVAKGTAQAEAAAQPRGAAFLVADAAGARQAAADAITANVAATPLAARLLQGMLPAAGEAALPKAGADVRQAAPTAGNAAGGTATQAAATATLLAAQDGSTQAGTDGQGSQPQGDNGATFRGVMAASAPVAGAAAPADTVKLAGAPEQWQQPLRAALGDRLQVTLQKGNDQAVIRLEPPNLGSIEISIRQTAGALHVSMSATHGEVVRQLNAVGDSMRQDLSQRQYGDVAVTVSQASSRSFADSEGRGRQPEREAEQRGPGRALNEGDETNTTFAMLRE is encoded by the coding sequence ATGATGATCAATATCCCTTCCGCGCCGGGTGGCGCGGCCGCGGCGCAAAACGCGCTGCCTGGCGCTGCCATGGGCGGCGCCGCCATTGCTTCCTCTTCCGCCGCGGAAGGTACGCCTGGTGTCACGGCCGACGGCGCGGGCATGCCCGCGCTGTTCTCCCAGCTGCTGGACGTTGCCGGCCTGGCCGTGCCCACCGGTGCGGCTGCCGAAACGGCTGCCCCGGCCGCCACCGGCGAGGCGCTGGACGGTGAAGCGGCCGGGCAGTCGGGTGCGCAGCCTGTCGACATGGGGCTGGCCGCCATGATGCCGGTCGTGCATTTCGCTGTGGCGCAGGCCCCGGCCGCGCTGGCCGTGGCCAAGGGCACCGCCCAGGCCGAGGCTGCTGCGCAACCGCGCGGGGCAGCGTTCCTCGTCGCGGATGCCGCCGGCGCGCGCCAGGCCGCCGCCGACGCCATCACGGCGAATGTCGCCGCCACGCCGCTGGCCGCGCGCCTGCTGCAGGGCATGCTGCCCGCGGCCGGCGAAGCCGCGCTGCCGAAGGCCGGCGCCGACGTGCGCCAGGCTGCGCCCACGGCCGGCAATGCCGCTGGCGGCACGGCCACGCAGGCGGCCGCGACGGCAACCCTGCTGGCCGCGCAGGATGGCTCCACCCAGGCCGGCACCGATGGCCAGGGCAGCCAGCCGCAAGGCGACAATGGCGCAACGTTCCGCGGCGTGATGGCTGCCTCGGCGCCGGTCGCCGGTGCGGCCGCGCCGGCCGATACGGTGAAGCTGGCCGGCGCGCCGGAGCAGTGGCAGCAACCGCTGCGCGCGGCGTTGGGCGATCGTTTGCAAGTTACCCTTCAGAAAGGGAACGATCAAGCCGTTATCCGCCTTGAGCCGCCCAACTTGGGCAGCATCGAGATCTCGATCCGCCAGACCGCCGGCGCGCTGCACGTCAGCATGTCGGCCACGCACGGCGAAGTCGTGCGCCAGCTGAACGCGGTGGGCGATTCGATGCGCCAGGACCTGTCGCAGCGCCAGTACGGCGATGTGGCGGTGACGGTTTCGCAAGCTTCATCGCGCTCCTTCGCCGACAGCGAAGGCCGCGGCCGCCAGCCCGAGCGGGAAGCTGAGCAACGCGGCCCCGGCCGCGCGCTGAACGAGGGCGATGAAACCAACACCACCTTCGCCATGCTGCGGGAGTAA
- a CDS encoding flagellar basal body-associated FliL family protein gives MNKKLIIIIVAVALICAGGAGAAVYFLAPPKGEAAEADKHDGDKKTKKKKKEDDEEEAGPMKYLTVEKVIVMLRRSPNETVPHYLSADLVVAVPVKKEKDAKEHLPLLRSVAVRTLSSLPMDKAQAMTIDEYAEALNKAFEEEYEKDEREQPFKEVMIGKLILE, from the coding sequence ATGAACAAGAAGCTGATCATCATCATCGTGGCCGTGGCCCTCATCTGCGCCGGCGGCGCGGGGGCCGCCGTGTACTTCCTGGCACCGCCGAAGGGCGAGGCTGCGGAGGCCGACAAGCACGATGGCGACAAGAAAACCAAGAAAAAGAAGAAGGAAGACGACGAGGAAGAAGCCGGCCCGATGAAGTACCTGACGGTCGAAAAGGTCATCGTGATGCTGCGCCGCTCGCCCAACGAGACGGTGCCGCACTACCTGTCCGCCGACCTCGTGGTGGCCGTGCCGGTGAAGAAGGAGAAAGATGCCAAGGAGCACCTGCCGCTGCTGCGCAGCGTGGCCGTGCGCACGCTGTCTTCGCTGCCGATGGACAAGGCGCAGGCGATGACGATCGATGAATACGCCGAGGCGCTGAACAAGGCGTTCGAGGAAGAGTACGAAAAAGACGAGCGCGAGCAGCCGTTCAAGGAAGTCATGATCGGCAAGCTGATCCTGGAATAA